One Brassica napus cultivar Da-Ae chromosome A5, Da-Ae, whole genome shotgun sequence DNA window includes the following coding sequences:
- the LOC125608913 gene encoding ethylene-responsive transcription factor ERF022-like: MENKNVGQLEQFSVDQVSYRGVRQRKWGKWVSEIREPGKKTRIWLGSYETAEMAAAAYDVAAIHLRGRGTHVNFPELADSFPQPQSSSSEHIQAAAQEAALLFKPGVSSTEADLGSGQGHSRVGLSPDQIQAINEFPLDSPRRGWMQDLEVDDYEELYGRIFGQCDRDEYFEMQQLQSIWDLNCF, from the coding sequence atggaaaacaaaaatgttggtcAACTAGAACAATTCTCTGTTGACCAAGTGTCTTATAGAGGCGTTCGCCAGAGGAAGTGGGGAAAATGGGTGTCGGAAATCCGAGAACCCGGTAAGAAAACCCGTATTTGGCTCGGAAGCTACGAGACGGCCGAAATGGCCGCAGCTGCTTACGACGTTGCGGCTATTCACCTCCGAGGACGTGGGACACATGTCAACTTTCCGGAGCTTGCTGACAGTTTTCCTCAGCCGCAAAGCTCAAGTTCCGAGCACATTCAAGCTGCTGCTCAGGAGGCAGCACTGCTGTTTAAACCGGGCGTGTCGTCTACTGAAGCAGATCTCGGGTCGGGTCAGGGACATTCTCGGGTCGGATTGTCTCCGGATCAGATTCAGGCGATTAATGAATTTCCATTGGACTCGCCGAGGAGGGGGTGGATGCAGGATTTGGAAGTGGATGATTATGAAGAGTTGTACGGACGAATTTTTGGTCAATGCGATAGAGATGAGTATTTTGAAATGCAGCAGCTTCAATCCATATGGGATCTTAACTGCTTTTGA